In Methanobacterium bryantii, the following proteins share a genomic window:
- a CDS encoding histidine kinase dimerization/phosphoacceptor domain -containing protein → MNVEYQVTSFLEDIEGWKFVLNSLPDLIAILNHKYEIIWANTAMAECLNTSPDSCLGVRCFEAIHGTKLPVDNCPHAKMMMDNKGHTEEVYEPNLGGYFMVTAAPIKDKSGNTLGSVHIARDITERKIMEDKIKNSLQEKEMLIRETYHRVKNNLMVISSLLDLQARYIEDIETQNIFRDSQNRARSMALIHEKLYQTTDLKWINFANYIKKLSMELFETYSGQSNNIKINFDLEDHELDTETSIPLGLIVNELISNSLKHAFPDGRNGIIKIKFYKDGGKYVLIISDNGIGFPEDLDYKKSDSLGLRIVNSLVDQIHGEIDMDRTQGTKFTIKFP, encoded by the coding sequence ATGAATGTAGAATACCAAGTAACATCTTTTTTAGAAGATATTGAAGGGTGGAAGTTTGTATTAAACTCATTACCTGATCTTATAGCTATTTTAAACCATAAATATGAGATTATATGGGCGAACACTGCTATGGCAGAGTGTTTAAATACTTCACCAGATTCATGTTTAGGAGTCAGATGTTTTGAGGCAATTCACGGTACTAAATTGCCTGTTGATAACTGCCCCCATGCGAAAATGATGATGGATAATAAAGGGCATACTGAAGAAGTGTATGAACCTAATTTGGGCGGATATTTTATGGTTACGGCTGCTCCTATAAAGGATAAATCTGGAAATACGCTTGGGAGCGTGCACATAGCACGTGATATCACAGAACGTAAAATAATGGAAGATAAAATTAAAAATTCCCTTCAAGAGAAGGAAATGTTAATTAGAGAGACATATCACAGGGTAAAAAATAATTTAATGGTTATATCAAGCCTTCTTGATTTACAGGCAAGGTATATTGAAGATATAGAAACGCAGAATATTTTCAGGGACAGTCAAAATCGTGCAAGATCCATGGCTTTAATTCATGAAAAACTTTACCAGACAACTGACCTTAAATGGATTAACTTTGCAAATTACATCAAAAAATTATCTATGGAACTCTTCGAAACATATTCTGGACAATCTAATAATATAAAAATTAATTTTGATTTAGAAGATCATGAACTGGATACTGAAACATCAATTCCATTAGGGCTTATAGTCAATGAACTTATATCAAACAGCCTGAAACATGCATTTCCTGACGGCAGAAATGGTATTATCAAAATAAAGTTCTACAAAGATGGTGGAAAATATGTATTGATAATATCTGACAATGGAATCGGATTTCCAGAAGATTTGGATTACAAAAAATCAGATTCTTTAGGTTTAAGAATTGTAAATAGTCTGGTAGATCAGATACATGGTGAAATAGATATGGATAGAACTCAAGGGACAAAATTCACCATAAAATTCCCATAA
- a CDS encoding HepT-like ribonuclease domain-containing protein, translating to MNRDQIFLRHILDEIEFLEEVFPINSSKELLSDPVIQRASVRSLEIIGEAVKNLSNNFKADNSQIEWKEIAGMRDKLIHRYFSVDLDIVYEVLMNRLPELKITVLNALNLFNDLL from the coding sequence GTGAATAGGGATCAAATCTTTTTAAGACATATTCTAGACGAAATTGAATTTTTGGAAGAAGTATTCCCAATAAACAGCAGCAAAGAGCTTTTAAGTGACCCGGTTATCCAAAGAGCTAGTGTAAGGAGCCTTGAAATAATTGGAGAGGCTGTGAAAAACTTATCCAATAATTTCAAAGCTGATAATTCTCAAATTGAATGGAAAGAGATCGCTGGGATGCGGGATAAACTTATTCATCGTTATTTTAGTGTTGATTTAGATATTGTTTATGAAGTTTTAATGAATAGACTTCCTGAACTTAAAATAACTGTACTTAATGCATTAAACCTGTTTAATGATTTATTATAA
- a CDS encoding DUF2115 domain-containing protein, whose protein sequence is MVETIEELDFSRKISKNELLGVLKQEASRIHMHDIMLASAYIQEDAKYMHAGYREEFIENFTKAFINRFKDIREDKGNYEGHINNKKFQEFLEVLNKQIKGSKLRSELYFLRLAKIVSIYTTFILEASIHPVGTSFPGGFKLKFENGVYLCPVKDKQMNTPGALCRFCVSKQDKSVE, encoded by the coding sequence ATGGTTGAAACAATTGAAGAACTCGATTTTTCCAGGAAGATATCAAAAAATGAACTTTTAGGTGTTTTAAAACAGGAAGCATCACGAATTCACATGCACGACATAATGCTTGCCTCTGCTTATATTCAGGAAGATGCTAAATACATGCATGCAGGGTACAGAGAAGAGTTCATTGAAAATTTCACAAAAGCATTCATAAACCGTTTCAAAGATATCCGGGAAGATAAAGGAAACTATGAAGGACATATTAACAATAAAAAGTTTCAAGAATTTCTGGAAGTGCTCAACAAACAGATAAAAGGATCTAAACTTAGATCAGAACTTTATTTTCTACGTTTAGCAAAAATTGTTTCTATTTATACGACTTTTATTTTAGAGGCATCGATTCACCCTGTTGGAACTTCATTTCCTGGAGGATTCAAGCTTAAATTTGAAAACGGCGTGTATTTATGTCCTGTAAAAGATAAACAAATGAATACGCCGGGTGCTCTCTGCAGGTTCTGCGTTTCAAAGCAGGACAAGAGTGTAGAATAA
- a CDS encoding 4Fe-4S binding protein, producing the protein MKDIKQKIRKTTLLISFLLFPVTMFYFSPFLIIWGASLGIITGSFITFTALFILSLFFGRAFCGWACPTGGAQEYCFSINDGKTRGGKYNWIKYFLFVPWLAIITIMALLAGGLTKIDPFFMTSSGVSISEPFMYIIYYGVLLSTILISLILGKRASCHYFCFIAPFMIIGTKIKNFLRWPSLHIKTDKELCTECRLCRNCPMSLDVQQKVKNGDIHDFECILCGQCVDSCPKGAIKYAFGRPEK; encoded by the coding sequence ATGAAAGATATAAAACAGAAAATTAGAAAAACAACGTTGTTAATTTCATTTTTACTTTTCCCAGTTACCATGTTTTACTTTTCACCCTTTTTGATAATATGGGGAGCTTCCCTGGGGATAATTACAGGCAGCTTTATAACTTTCACTGCTCTGTTCATTTTATCATTGTTCTTTGGTAGAGCATTCTGCGGATGGGCTTGTCCAACTGGAGGAGCTCAGGAATACTGCTTCTCAATAAATGATGGAAAAACAAGGGGTGGAAAATATAACTGGATTAAATATTTCCTCTTTGTACCATGGCTGGCTATCATTACAATAATGGCTTTATTAGCAGGCGGTTTAACTAAAATTGATCCTTTTTTCATGACCAGCAGTGGAGTTTCTATTTCAGAACCATTTATGTACATTATTTACTACGGCGTGCTGTTATCAACAATTTTAATCTCACTAATATTGGGTAAAAGGGCCAGCTGTCACTATTTCTGCTTTATAGCCCCATTTATGATTATTGGAACAAAAATAAAGAATTTTTTAAGATGGCCTTCCCTTCACATTAAAACTGATAAAGAGCTTTGTACTGAATGCAGGCTCTGTAGAAACTGTCCGATGAGTCTTGATGTGCAGCAAAAAGTGAAAAATGGAGATATACATGATTTTGAATGCATTTTATGCGGCCAATGTGTTGATTCCTGTCCAAAGGGAGCAATAAAATATGCTTTTGGCAGGCCTGAAAAATAA
- a CDS encoding DUF2098 domain-containing protein — protein sequence MEVSDFCGKLIMKGSYVIYNGTGTIGKVIDIKTENEATWAKLEDTDLWYKSNYLQAIEKIEKNGLKKESREDIKEKLKNRKKLVDEDIDMSSELCDGGG from the coding sequence ATGGAAGTTTCAGATTTCTGCGGTAAACTTATAATGAAAGGTTCCTATGTTATATATAATGGCACGGGTACAATTGGTAAAGTTATTGACATTAAAACTGAAAATGAAGCTACCTGGGCAAAATTAGAAGATACAGATCTCTGGTATAAAAGCAATTATTTGCAGGCCATTGAAAAAATAGAAAAAAATGGACTTAAAAAAGAATCCAGAGAAGACATCAAAGAAAAACTTAAAAACAGGAAGAAACTTGTTGATGAAGATATTGACATGAGTTCCGAACTCTGTGACGGTGGAGGATAA
- a CDS encoding EFR1 family ferrodoxin (N-terminal region resembles flavodoxins. C-terminal ferrodoxin region binds two 4Fe-4S clusters.) yields MDLKIIDFYFFSGTGNTLLVVKKMRDTFEENGITVNLHKIEGSTPDEVNLDHMIGLAFPVAVFSTYPLVWDFIESLPRAGGTKIFMVDTLGSTSGGIVGPLRKIVSENGYNPVGAMEIQMPSNIFFIQDEKTNKNKVQKGLEAAEKYALDLVNEKAEWGRVPILSDAVNLFSRGTLKLTGVDLHQKLFLFKVNKEKCNKCGICVGICPTRNIKIDGGNYPVHGLNCQYCLRCTSFCPKRAIPCKFNYKGKTYAAVKAKEFLKIRNL; encoded by the coding sequence ATGGATTTAAAAATAATAGACTTTTATTTTTTCTCAGGGACTGGAAATACTCTGCTTGTAGTAAAGAAGATGCGTGATACATTTGAAGAAAATGGCATAACTGTAAATTTGCATAAAATTGAAGGATCAACTCCTGATGAAGTCAATTTAGATCATATGATTGGATTAGCGTTTCCTGTGGCAGTATTTTCAACTTATCCTTTAGTCTGGGATTTTATAGAGTCGTTGCCCCGTGCAGGTGGTACCAAAATTTTCATGGTTGACACCTTGGGAAGTACTTCTGGAGGAATTGTTGGTCCACTTCGAAAGATCGTCTCAGAGAATGGTTACAATCCAGTTGGGGCCATGGAAATCCAGATGCCCTCCAATATATTTTTTATACAGGATGAAAAAACTAACAAAAATAAAGTTCAAAAGGGGCTTGAAGCAGCTGAAAAATATGCATTAGATCTTGTAAATGAAAAGGCGGAATGGGGACGTGTTCCAATTTTATCCGATGCTGTGAACTTATTTTCAAGGGGTACTTTGAAGTTAACTGGAGTTGATTTACACCAGAAACTTTTTCTCTTTAAGGTGAATAAAGAAAAATGTAATAAATGCGGGATATGTGTAGGCATCTGCCCAACCAGAAATATCAAGATAGATGGGGGAAACTATCCTGTACATGGATTAAACTGTCAATACTGTTTAAGATGTACTTCATTTTGTCCTAAACGGGCAATTCCATGTAAGTTTAATTATAAAGGAAAAACATATGCAGCTGTTAAGGCAAAGGAATTTTTGAAGATAAGGAATCTTTAA
- a CDS encoding TetR/AcrR family transcriptional regulator → MTKKESKEKRINDIIDAAMEIFLKKGYENATMESIAKKAGISKGGLYHHFKSKDMILIFVNQKISEKLEEIGHASMEMPSVKEGLLFYMENYLRYWLEHPVETTFLFLSITKILDNSELLKYYQQFTGDYIKYLEEAFKMGVETGEFIPHDTRTSAVTLAAALDGIICYMILDEQLNIEEVVKRFEEKFIKPIEKGAYWCKLIK, encoded by the coding sequence ATGACTAAAAAAGAATCCAAAGAAAAACGTATCAATGATATTATTGATGCTGCCATGGAAATTTTCCTAAAAAAAGGTTATGAAAATGCTACAATGGAATCAATTGCTAAAAAAGCAGGTATAAGTAAAGGGGGATTGTATCACCACTTTAAAAGCAAGGATATGATATTGATATTTGTTAATCAAAAGATAAGCGAAAAATTAGAAGAAATAGGACATGCATCAATGGAAATGCCGTCTGTTAAAGAGGGACTGCTTTTTTATATGGAAAATTATCTCAGGTACTGGTTAGAACACCCTGTAGAAACTACTTTTCTCTTCCTGTCTATTACTAAAATTTTAGACAATTCTGAACTTTTAAAGTATTATCAGCAGTTTACTGGAGATTATATAAAATATCTGGAAGAAGCTTTTAAGATGGGAGTTGAAACAGGTGAATTTATTCCACATGATACCCGGACAAGTGCAGTTACATTGGCAGCAGCATTAGATGGAATTATATGCTACATGATCCTTGATGAGCAGCTGAATATTGAAGAAGTGGTAAAACGATTTGAAGAAAAATTTATAAAACCAATTGAAAAAGGAGCATATTGGTGTAAATTAATTAAATAA
- a CDS encoding nucleotidyltransferase family protein has translation MDGDGMNVFNVLKKHENEIKEKFHVKRIGLFGSYVRHEENEESDIDILVEFEEPTLHNFMGLIDYLENLFDRKVDLVTQKSLNPYLRPIVEKEVVWCE, from the coding sequence ATGGACGGCGACGGTATGAATGTTTTTAATGTCCTTAAAAAACATGAAAATGAAATTAAAGAGAAGTTTCATGTTAAAAGGATTGGTCTATTTGGTTCCTATGTTCGGCATGAGGAAAATGAAGAAAGCGACATAGATATCCTTGTAGAGTTTGAGGAACCTACACTGCATAATTTTATGGGATTAATTGATTATTTAGAAAATCTTTTCGATAGGAAAGTTGATTTAGTTACTCAAAAATCTTTAAATCCTTATTTACGCCCAATTGTTGAAAAAGAGGTTGTCTGGTGTGAATAG
- a CDS encoding DUF488 domain-containing protein: MFKIKSIYEPADDEDGFRILVDNRWPEELSKEDTKVNLWLKEIAPSKNTDKWVTEDSVDFEGFKEEYRMELQKKKTLISIIRNFEKENGTVTLLYFEHDPECNCAAVLKDKLNGYRTISRSVGRLHGG, encoded by the coding sequence ATGTTCAAGATTAAAAGTATTTACGAACCTGCAGATGATGAAGACGGATTTAGAATTCTGGTGGATAATAGATGGCCTGAAGAGTTATCAAAAGAAGATACAAAGGTAAATTTATGGCTTAAAGAAATTGCCCCCTCAAAAAATACAGATAAATGGGTCACAGAGGACTCTGTAGATTTTGAAGGGTTTAAAGAGGAATACCGCATGGAACTTCAAAAGAAGAAGACGCTTATTTCTATTATCCGGAACTTCGAAAAAGAAAATGGAACCGTTACTTTACTGTATTTTGAACACGACCCTGAATGTAATTGTGCAGCGGTTTTGAAAGATAAACTTAATGGATACAGGACAATCAGCAGGTCTGTGGGCAGGCTTCATGGGGGGTGA
- a CDS encoding PRC-barrel domain-containing protein gives MKVSELMGRKVLDKNAMEIGKVSDVDLMPKEGIIDTITISTGEVWVRNRTFEIKPRDIQQVGDYLILNLEEAEIEGIFEEEEEKAPEKTRLTLTKED, from the coding sequence ATGAAAGTAAGCGAGTTAATGGGTAGAAAAGTCCTGGATAAAAATGCAATGGAAATAGGCAAAGTATCTGATGTTGATTTGATGCCAAAAGAAGGTATTATAGACACAATCACAATATCTACTGGTGAAGTGTGGGTTAGAAATAGAACTTTTGAAATTAAACCCCGTGACATTCAACAGGTAGGGGACTATTTAATCTTAAATCTTGAAGAAGCTGAAATAGAAGGAATATTTGAAGAAGAAGAGGAAAAAGCTCCTGAAAAGACAAGATTAACTCTTACTAAAGAGGACTGA
- a CDS encoding S1 family peptidase, with amino-acid sequence MILPESKNKLLNLFKTFLLIIIVIGFSGIGCAQAVAGSSLNTANIASTTVSVEQGFSGTVTIKDPMFNVTSNVTVNYQPYSYGSGFIINKNGYIVTAFHVLSDSRALESKNQLKQMNSSDIKWYVEEAGLLYYLKNKNPILAYQLFKNVPKTQTDRRKALERATDDFIKKGRISSNSYRSEIYVKGNALHNINTSNSLKASLIGSGNTANGEDIALLKVNTSGVNLPMSGISLNHKMNEKVVIHGYPVNKKNSTPSSSSGNLKAMAPNPKGTIYYLTSAITGEGYSGGPVVNSQNKVIGVLGYGIFDKKSKKIAGSLFLSSSYIQKICKKYGVTLN; translated from the coding sequence ATGATTCTCCCTGAATCAAAAAACAAATTATTAAATCTATTTAAAACATTTTTACTGATCATTATTGTTATCGGGTTTTCAGGAATTGGATGTGCGCAAGCAGTTGCTGGAAGCTCTTTAAACACTGCAAATATTGCAAGTACAACTGTCAGCGTTGAACAGGGATTTTCAGGCACAGTTACAATTAAAGACCCTATGTTTAATGTAACATCAAATGTAACAGTCAACTACCAGCCCTACAGCTACGGGTCAGGTTTTATTATAAATAAAAACGGCTATATTGTAACTGCATTTCACGTTTTAAGTGATTCCAGGGCATTAGAAAGTAAAAACCAGCTTAAACAAATGAATTCTAGTGATATAAAGTGGTATGTTGAAGAGGCAGGTTTATTGTACTATTTAAAAAATAAAAATCCAATACTTGCTTACCAGTTGTTTAAAAATGTGCCCAAAACTCAAACTGACCGCAGGAAAGCCTTAGAACGTGCTACAGATGATTTCATTAAAAAAGGACGGATATCTTCAAACTCGTATAGAAGTGAGATTTATGTCAAAGGAAACGCATTACACAACATCAATACCAGTAATTCACTAAAAGCCAGTTTGATAGGTTCTGGAAATACCGCAAATGGTGAGGATATAGCACTTCTAAAAGTAAATACCAGTGGTGTGAATCTGCCCATGTCGGGTATTAGTTTAAACCACAAAATGAATGAAAAAGTTGTCATACACGGCTATCCTGTAAATAAAAAAAACAGCACCCCATCCAGCTCATCCGGTAATTTAAAAGCAATGGCACCTAACCCAAAAGGCACTATTTACTACCTAACAAGTGCTATTACTGGCGAAGGTTACAGTGGAGGGCCTGTTGTTAACAGCCAGAACAAGGTGATAGGTGTCTTAGGTTATGGTATTTTTGATAAAAAATCTAAAAAGATTGCAGGCAGTCTTTTCCTATCCTCAAGTTACATCCAGAAAATATGTAAAAAATATGGAGTTACTTTAAATTAA
- a CDS encoding AAA family ATPase, translated as MPLLPLSIPNDLDKYFYNREKDLKKLKNHLNALNEDISDQILVTGLRGVGKTYLLKKLLKELPDNILVTYIDISKVYGNQRGKINEELIMHGLLNSMNNALKGYEKNSLNGIYHTIKDFLVKMSLKKYDFKEAGNILGIAVPETSDNYEKLSHFVMEFPQKVVDASEGEIKGFVIVVDEFQLLGELENPNSFFWLIRSYTQDQDNVSYIFTGSISKTSEIVEMINGGNGAFGGRMIQVNIDPFTREETEGYLKERVPEINFTEDGLERFYECTRGVPAIINSFCNTMSSGEIYNSETIKETFFQKMDQITVMWIKIWGTLNEKEKDILISLAQNGPQSWSELEKSVEFSRMTFTKYLDILKNKGIVAFGSGSKYEIADRMLEGWIKHKKEVDGYYPP; from the coding sequence ATGCCGCTCCTGCCTTTAAGTATTCCAAATGATTTAGATAAATATTTTTACAACAGAGAAAAGGATTTAAAAAAACTTAAAAACCATTTAAATGCCCTTAATGAAGATATATCTGATCAGATACTTGTTACTGGGCTTAGAGGTGTGGGGAAAACATATCTTCTGAAAAAACTGTTGAAAGAACTGCCGGATAACATCCTGGTTACGTATATTGACATTTCTAAAGTATACGGGAACCAGAGGGGAAAGATCAATGAAGAATTGATAATGCATGGCTTGCTGAATTCCATGAACAACGCTTTAAAAGGATACGAAAAGAACTCTTTAAATGGAATATATCATACCATAAAAGATTTTTTAGTTAAAATGTCCCTGAAAAAATACGACTTTAAAGAAGCTGGAAATATTTTAGGCATAGCGGTGCCTGAAACCAGTGATAATTATGAAAAGCTGAGCCATTTTGTAATGGAATTTCCACAAAAAGTAGTTGACGCGTCAGAAGGGGAGATTAAGGGTTTTGTCATTGTTGTAGATGAGTTCCAGCTTTTGGGCGAGTTAGAAAACCCTAATTCATTCTTCTGGTTGATTAGAAGTTACACTCAAGACCAGGACAATGTCAGTTATATATTCACAGGCTCAATTTCTAAGACAAGCGAAATCGTTGAAATGATAAACGGCGGGAACGGTGCCTTCGGGGGCAGGATGATACAGGTCAATATCGACCCTTTCACCAGGGAAGAAACTGAGGGGTACCTTAAAGAAAGGGTGCCTGAAATTAATTTTACAGAAGACGGTTTGGAACGGTTTTATGAATGTACAAGAGGCGTGCCTGCAATTATAAACAGTTTCTGCAATACTATGTCTTCAGGGGAAATTTACAATTCAGAGACTATCAAAGAGACGTTCTTTCAGAAAATGGACCAGATCACCGTGATGTGGATAAAGATATGGGGAACGCTTAACGAGAAAGAAAAGGATATACTGATATCTTTAGCTCAAAATGGACCTCAAAGCTGGAGCGAACTTGAAAAATCGGTTGAATTTTCACGGATGACCTTTACGAAGTATCTGGATATTTTAAAGAATAAGGGTATAGTTGCCTTTGGCAGTGGATCAAAGTATGAGATAGCCGACCGGATGTTAGAAGGGTGGATCAAGCATAAGAAGGAAGTTGACGGGTATTATCCTCCTTGA
- a CDS encoding MJ1255/VC2487 family glycosyltransferase, whose protein sequence is MLSIIIPTYNEECYLPKLLQSIKDQNFKDYEIIVADAKSTDKTREIAESFGCKVVDGGSPAVGRNKGAEVAEGEYLLFLDSDAILTEGYLESALNEFTENDLDIGITQLVPISDSKKDKILHDFANFFMKLVESIKPHGAGCYGILTKKDIHEEAEGFNECLDFGEDSDYIERIGKIHSFKVLREPKLLISTRRLEKEGLKSLALIYAKSTLYDFMGKKITAGELNYTFGHSKEKKKKILYSVCGEGMGHAIRSSVMIKHLLKENDVVIFAGGRAFNYLSEKFDDVYYIEGPNTVYSGNNAQYKSTFFSVVKDLPKSLKFNIKLLYNIARAFKPDIIVSDFEAFSNILSKLLGIPLISLDNIHVITQCKLDLPERYLSEKIVAGGVIRLFINRPKCYLITTFFYPEIKNKEKVKLFPPVLREEILNLNPVNGNHVLVYQTSDSNLELISTLKSINEEFVIYGFNMEKEDGNLHFRKFNENQFFKDFESCKAVVSNGGFTLISESMYLKKPIFCIPVKKQPEQTVNAMYIEKLGYGEFRELLTKENFENFLDRLDVYRESLSSFKHDKNQEIFQALNDAIEKYSKEYSQATYKIVNLIESRENAK, encoded by the coding sequence ATGCTTAGTATAATAATTCCAACATACAATGAGGAGTGTTATCTCCCTAAATTACTTCAAAGTATAAAAGATCAGAATTTCAAAGATTATGAAATTATCGTAGCGGACGCTAAATCAACTGATAAAACAAGAGAAATCGCAGAATCATTCGGATGTAAAGTTGTAGATGGTGGATCTCCTGCTGTGGGTCGAAATAAGGGGGCTGAAGTAGCAGAAGGGGAATATTTATTATTCCTGGATTCTGATGCGATATTAACAGAAGGATATCTGGAATCTGCATTAAATGAATTTACTGAAAATGATCTTGATATCGGTATAACTCAATTAGTTCCAATTAGTGATAGTAAGAAAGATAAAATATTACATGACTTTGCGAACTTCTTTATGAAACTTGTAGAGTCAATAAAGCCCCATGGTGCAGGCTGTTATGGAATTTTAACCAAGAAAGATATCCATGAGGAAGCAGAAGGATTTAATGAATGTCTTGATTTTGGAGAAGACAGTGATTATATAGAAAGGATAGGGAAAATACACTCTTTTAAGGTGCTAAGAGAGCCTAAACTCCTTATATCCACAAGAAGGCTTGAAAAAGAAGGGCTTAAAAGCCTGGCGTTAATTTATGCAAAGAGTACCCTGTACGACTTCATGGGCAAGAAAATTACAGCAGGTGAATTAAACTACACATTTGGACATTCCAAAGAAAAGAAAAAGAAGATACTTTATTCTGTATGTGGGGAAGGAATGGGCCATGCTATCCGAAGTTCAGTAATGATTAAACATCTGTTAAAGGAAAATGATGTGGTTATTTTTGCTGGAGGGAGAGCATTTAACTATCTTTCAGAAAAATTCGATGATGTATATTATATAGAAGGGCCTAACACCGTTTACAGCGGAAATAACGCGCAGTATAAATCTACATTCTTTTCTGTAGTTAAAGACCTCCCAAAAAGTTTAAAATTTAATATTAAACTGCTTTATAATATCGCCCGGGCTTTTAAACCAGATATTATAGTTTCTGATTTTGAGGCATTTTCCAACATTTTAAGTAAACTACTTGGAATACCTCTTATTAGTCTTGATAATATACATGTTATTACGCAGTGTAAATTAGACCTCCCTGAACGGTATTTAAGTGAAAAAATAGTGGCTGGGGGAGTTATACGTTTATTTATAAACAGGCCTAAGTGTTATTTAATTACAACATTTTTTTATCCTGAAATTAAAAATAAGGAGAAAGTAAAGTTATTCCCTCCTGTGCTTAGAGAAGAAATTTTAAATCTTAACCCCGTAAATGGTAATCATGTACTTGTTTATCAAACAAGTGATTCCAATTTAGAGCTTATTTCCACATTAAAATCTATTAATGAAGAATTTGTAATTTATGGTTTTAACATGGAAAAAGAGGATGGAAATCTTCATTTCCGGAAATTTAACGAAAACCAGTTCTTCAAAGACTTTGAATCGTGCAAAGCAGTGGTTTCTAACGGCGGATTTACTTTGATAAGTGAATCAATGTATCTTAAAAAGCCAATATTTTGTATTCCTGTAAAGAAACAACCAGAACAGACTGTTAATGCGATGTATATCGAAAAACTGGGATATGGTGAATTCCGTGAATTATTAACTAAAGAAAACTTTGAAAATTTCCTGGATAGATTAGATGTATACCGTGAATCACTTAGTTCATTTAAACATGATAAAAATCAGGAAATTTTCCAGGCTTTAAATGACGCAATTGAAAAATATTCTAAGGAATATTCACAAGCTACCTACAAAATCGTTAATTTAATAGAATCAAGAGAAAATGCAAAATAA